The stretch of DNA AGTCCACCAGGACTCGCGTGCCGCCCACCTCCAACAGGTGCTTGGAGCCTGTGACCGTTCGAGCTGCGCCGAGAAATGTCAGTGTCATGCAAATAACCCCACCTGGCCGCCGGTGTGCCAGAACAATATGGTTTCGCCGGCCGAGAAGCTGTCTCGTCGGATACGTTCGATCAGCCCGGCCATTGCTTTTGCGGTGTACACGGGATCGAGGACGATCCCTTCGTGCCTCGCCACCAGCGTCAGCGCTTCGCGAGAGCCTTCCGTTGGAATGCCGTACCCGTCGCCCACAAAACGATCGTCCACCACCACGTCACGATCCGCACCAAGCGCCGCATGTGATCCGCCAAGGCGGGCGGCCATACCTTCGACGAGGCTGCGAACTACAGCTACCAGAGCCGTAGACGACTCATCGGCGCTGATGCCGATGATGCGCGCCTTCAAGCCGAACAACGCGCATCCTGCAATGAGTCCCGCCTGCGTCCCGCCTGACGACGTGGAATGGATGATGACGTCGGGTCGAAGGCCGGCGACGAGCACTTCCTGAATCCCGAGGGCGAAGCCCGCCGCGCCGATCGGCGTGGACGCGCCCAGCGGAATGACGCAGGGTCGCCGACCCGCTGCTTTCTCCTCTTCGGCAACACTTTCCATCATCGAGGCCCGTTCGTCCCGAGACGACGCGTAGCGGACGTCGGCTCCGAAGAGTTGATCGAGCAGTGCGTTGCCGGTGGGCCGTTCCTGTTGAACACCGTTGACCACCAGGATCACGCGCATCCCCAACGCCGCGCCGGCGGCCGCTGTGGCGCGACAGTGATTGGACTGAAGACCCCCGCAGGTGATGAGCGTGTCGGCGCCGGCGGATGCGGCTTCGGCGAGCACAGTCTGGAGCTTGCGAACCTTGTTGCCGCCCATTCCAAACGAGAGCAGGTCGTCGCGCTTCATGTAGAGCGATGGACACGCGGGTCCGAGCGCCGCGCGCAGTCTCGTGAGCGAGTCGATCGGCGTGGGATGAGGCGCCAGGATGACGCGGGGCAATGACGTCAGTGACGCGAGTGCGGTAGCCACCACTGCAAGTCTATACTTACTGGTCGTGACCAATCCGCTCGTTGAAGCACTGGAGAAGACGCCGAATGTGCTGTCGGTTGAACTCCGTCCGCCCCGGGCTGAACTGGATTCAGCAGCCGGCATGGATGCGTGGATCGATACCTATCACGCGGTCCGCGGACTTGTGCGCGACGGGATGTTCGTCTTCCTGACCGACAGCGCCGTTGGTGCGAAGGAAGAGAACAACCTTCGGCATCTGGTCATCAATCTGGGCACCGACGTGCCGCGCAGCCACGTCATTCCGTTCCTGACCACCAAGCACACGCGCGAATATTGCATCTCGTATGCCGAGAGCGCACTGCACCAAGGGTTTTCGACGATGGTGGTGCTGGGTGGGGATAAGTCGGTCGGGCCGCCCAGATGTGTGGAGCACGCGTGGCAGTTGCGCGAAGACATTCGCCGGCACGTGCCCGACCTGGGCCTGGGAGGCTGGGCCAACCCGCATCAGAACCCAGAGTCGCAGGTGGGCTACCTCCGCGATGCCCGCTTCTCGGCGGAGTTCTTCCTGACGCAAGTGGTCTCGCACCACGACCTGCCGAAGGTGGAGAGTTTCCTGACCGCGCGGCAGAAGGCGGGCGTCACGACGCCTGGAATCTTCGGGGTGTTCTATTACCGCAGCGCGAACCCGAAGACGCTGGCGACGCTCAAGCAATTCCTGTCCGTGCCGGCCGAGGCACTGACGGCCGAGTTCGGCGCGGGCGAGAGTCCGGAAAGCATTTGCGCCCGATCAATTCGAGAATTGAGGCGCGCCGGCGTGCGCCACTTGTATCTGTCGAACCTGCCGACGCAGGGCACCCGGCAGACGCTGGAGCGCATCCTGGCGCTGGTCTGACGTCACGACGGATTAGATCACGACGGATCACAGGAGGCTCAGAGACGCTGAGGATTCTTGGACAAGACCTTTGGCTATAGGCCTTTCCCTAAGAACCTCCGTGACTCTGCGTCTCCTGTAAATCCGGCGTGGGCTTCTGGTTAAGGCAGCGGCGATTGGCCCTTTCCGAAAGATCTCCCTGTCTCAGGGTCTCCTGTGATCCGACGTGGGCGATCGAAGGCGGCGTGATCAGAGGGTCTTCCCCCAGGCGCCATCGAAGACGAAGTCGGCGGCGCGGCGGCGACGGCGTGGCGTGACCTCGGCCGCGCGGTGCTTTTCACTCGCCAGAGCCTCTGGTAGCCCGGGGTAGCCGACGGCCATCACCACCGCGGGTTCGAAGGCGTCGGGCACCTGACACACTTCGCGCGCGATGGCGTGGCTGAAGCCTTCCATCTGCCGGATGGCCAGCCCCTGTGACTGGGCCTGCAGCGTCAGGAAGGCGACGGCCTGGCCGGTGTCGTAGTACGCGTGGCGGTTGGCTTCGCCGGTGAGCTCCACGGTGAGCTGGACCGCGGCGAGAATCAGCACGGGTGCCGTGCCGGCCCACGCTTGATTGCTGGCGCCCAATGCGGCGAAGAGCGCCTGGTACGTCTCCGGCGACTGCTGCCGGTGCGCTACGACAAAACGCCAGGGCTGTTCGTTGCGCGAGGAGGGCGCCCAGCGCGCTGCCTCGAACAGGCGCCACAGATCGTCCATCGTCACCTCACGAGTGGCGTCAAACGCCCGCGGGCTCCACCGTTCGCGGATGAGGTCGAGCACTTTGTGGTCTGCGTCGGCGTGCTTGGGATGTGTCATTGATGTGCTCGGGGGCGCGCTTTCAGTATCATCTCAGGAATGGCTCAGTTCCTCGACTCCGTGCCCTTCTCTGGAATTATCCGCATCCGCGACATGATGTATTCGGTCGATCGGCCGTTTCGCCTCGATCAGGGCGACGTCAGTTTCGACGCGCCTGAATCGGTCAAAGAAGCGCTTCGCAAGGGCATCGCCGAGAATCGCACGCACTACGTGCAGACCACGGGCATTCCGCCGCTGCTGGACCTGCTGGTGGAAAAGATGCGCACCCAAAACGGCATTCCCATCGGCGGCGCGGACGAGGTCATGGTCACCAACGGCGGCATCCACGGCCAGTACATCGCGTGTCTGGCGTTGCTTGAGCCGGGTGACGAGGTACTGGTGCCCGATCCCTGCTGGCCGCCGACCGTGAGCAACATCCTGGCCGCGCAGGCCGTGCCGGTGCCGTTTCCTGTCTATGAATCGCTCGGCTGGCGTCCCGACATGGACGAACTGGCGCGCCTCATCACGCCCAAGACCAAGGCCATCCTGATCAACACGCCGAGCAACCCGACCGGCGGCGTGATGACGCGTGAAGACGTGGACCAACTCGCCGCGCTCGTCATGGAGCGCAACCTCTGGGTGTTCGCAGACGAGGCGTATGAGGACTTTGTGTTCGACGGACACGAACATTTCAGCATCGCGTCGTGGCCGGGCCTCTACGAGCGCACGATCCCGCTCTACACGCTCAGCAAGACGTACGCGATGACCGGCCTTCGCCTCGGTTATCTCGCCATCAAGGACAAGAAGATCAACGAACGCGCGCGGAAGATCGTGTCGTTGACGACGTCGAATGTGTCATCGCTGATTCAGTACGGCGCGGTGGGGGCGTTGCAGGGGCCGCGGCAGGTGGTGGACGATTTCCGCATCGAACTGGGCGCGCGGCGCGACCTGTTCTACGAGAAGTTGCCCAAGGCGTCCAAAGGTATCCTCAGCGGCGCTCCACCTGTGGGCGCGTTCTACGCCTTCGTGAAGATCGACCCTGCCTGGAAGTCGCCGCTGCCGAATGCGCCGGAGTCCTTGTCGTGGGCGATGACCGAGTTCCTGATCAAGAAGGCGCGGATCGGGTGTGTGCCCGGCGTGGACTTCGGCTCACGCGGCGAAGGCCACATCCGGCTGTGCTTCGCGCGCGACCGCAAGGAACTGGACGGCGCGCTCGAGTCGATGGAAGCGCACCTGTAGAACGGTTTCAGCGTGTACGCAGCCGGGTCTGAAGACCCGGCCTCCTTCCGAATGGAGGCCGGACCTTCAGGTCCGGCTACATCCTCACTTCGCGACGAGCACCGCTTTGACGAAGCCTTCGCCCATCGAACCCAGGACCTTGATGTAACCGCCGGCTGCGGAACCCATCACGACAAGTTCGTCAGACTTCTTCAGCGCAGCGATCACCTTGGAGGTGTCGCTCGCCGTGGCCATGAGTTTCACGCCGTCGATCTTCGCGTGAACGACGTCGCCTTCGTTGAAGCCCGAACCGGCCGCGGGTGATTCACCGCCACCGAGCGCGGCCACCCGGTCGGCCGCCATCGGCTTGAGCGAAGACGCCTGGACCTTGGCGACAACGGCGTTGAAGTTGTCGAGCAGACTCGCGGCAATCACCTTGCCCTCGGCCGTGCTTGAGTACGCACCGGCGCCGCCAAGGAGTCCGCCCGCGATTCCCAAACCGCCCAGGCTGAAATCACGCTGCCGCGCTTTGCCTTGAGCCGACGCCACCTGCACACCCGTGCGCGTGGACGACAATGTGATGCTCGACTCGGCTTCCTTGAACTTCAGGCTGCCGCCAACCCCGATGCCAACCCGGCGGCCGAGGGCGCCACCGACCGCGCCGCCGACACCACCGGCGTTGTTGTCTGCGAACTGGACGTAGGGCGTCAACACAAAGTCGGCCGCCACCATCTGACCCTTGCCCATGTTTGAGCCCGACTGCAGTTCGCCAGACGCACCCAGCGCGCGCTCCTGCTGGAGGTTCTGCATGCCCCTGCCCCGCTCAACCACCACAAAGCAGTTGGATTCCTGGGCGTAGATTCGGATGAGTGCCGAGGGCGACTCGAGCGAATAGCGGCGCAGCCATCCGAGCACTTCATCGGTGGGCTCATTGACCGCGAGCGTGCCGTACGGCGTGGGGCACTTTTCGATCTTGTTCTTGTCCTTGTCGTCCTGAGCGGACACAGGGACAGCCATGGTCAGTGCGGCAAAACAGATCAGGGCGGACACAGCGAAGCGAGGTGTGGTTGGCATGGGTGGGAACTCCTGTCTCGGCGATTGGCCAGATTTTATTGTAAGTGCCGGCCGCCATCCACGCGAATCGTCTCGCCGGTGATGAAGTCTGAGTCGACCAGGGCCAGGACGGTCTTCGCAATTTCTTCGGCCCCTCCCCACCGGCCCAGCGGCGTGGCTGCCTCAACGCCGGCGCGTTGGTCTGCGGAAAAATCTTCTGGCGGCAGCACGGGCCCTGGCGCGATGGCATTGACCAGGATCTGGTCCTTCGCCAGCTCCAGCGCGAAGGCTTCT from Acidobacteriota bacterium encodes:
- a CDS encoding D-cysteine desulfhydrase family protein, with the translated sequence MATALASLTSLPRVILAPHPTPIDSLTRLRAALGPACPSLYMKRDDLLSFGMGGNKVRKLQTVLAEAASAGADTLITCGGLQSNHCRATAAAGAALGMRVILVVNGVQQERPTGNALLDQLFGADVRYASSRDERASMMESVAEEEKAAGRRPCVIPLGASTPIGAAGFALGIQEVLVAGLRPDVIIHSTSSGGTQAGLIAGCALFGLKARIIGISADESSTALVAVVRSLVEGMAARLGGSHAALGADRDVVVDDRFVGDGYGIPTEGSREALTLVARHEGIVLDPVYTAKAMAGLIERIRRDSFSAGETILFWHTGGQVGLFA
- a CDS encoding nitroreductase family protein, with protein sequence MTHPKHADADHKVLDLIRERWSPRAFDATREVTMDDLWRLFEAARWAPSSRNEQPWRFVVAHRQQSPETYQALFAALGASNQAWAGTAPVLILAAVQLTVELTGEANRHAYYDTGQAVAFLTLQAQSQGLAIRQMEGFSHAIAREVCQVPDAFEPAVVMAVGYPGLPEALASEKHRAAEVTPRRRRRAADFVFDGAWGKTL
- a CDS encoding pyridoxal phosphate-dependent aminotransferase yields the protein MAQFLDSVPFSGIIRIRDMMYSVDRPFRLDQGDVSFDAPESVKEALRKGIAENRTHYVQTTGIPPLLDLLVEKMRTQNGIPIGGADEVMVTNGGIHGQYIACLALLEPGDEVLVPDPCWPPTVSNILAAQAVPVPFPVYESLGWRPDMDELARLITPKTKAILINTPSNPTGGVMTREDVDQLAALVMERNLWVFADEAYEDFVFDGHEHFSIASWPGLYERTIPLYTLSKTYAMTGLRLGYLAIKDKKINERARKIVSLTTSNVSSLIQYGAVGALQGPRQVVDDFRIELGARRDLFYEKLPKASKGILSGAPPVGAFYAFVKIDPAWKSPLPNAPESLSWAMTEFLIKKARIGCVPGVDFGSRGEGHIRLCFARDRKELDGALESMEAHL
- a CDS encoding peptidoglycan-binding protein; this encodes MPTTPRFAVSALICFAALTMAVPVSAQDDKDKNKIEKCPTPYGTLAVNEPTDEVLGWLRRYSLESPSALIRIYAQESNCFVVVERGRGMQNLQQERALGASGELQSGSNMGKGQMVAADFVLTPYVQFADNNAGGVGGAVGGALGRRVGIGVGGSLKFKEAESSITLSSTRTGVQVASAQGKARQRDFSLGGLGIAGGLLGGAGAYSSTAEGKVIAASLLDNFNAVVAKVQASSLKPMAADRVAALGGGESPAAGSGFNEGDVVHAKIDGVKLMATASDTSKVIAALKKSDELVVMGSAAGGYIKVLGSMGEGFVKAVLVAK